Part of the bacterium genome, GCGTCGGCCAACCTCGGCAATCTGTCCGGCGAGACCTGGGCCGCCGGCGGCGGGGTCGGCAGCGGCAGCATCACCGTCACGTCGCTCACGAGCACGGCCATCGCCGGCACCTTCCAGTTCACCCTCATGGCCACCGGTGGCGAGACCCCGGCCACCCGCTCCGTCACCAACGGCGCCTTCAACATCACGTTCAACACGACCACGCCCTGACGCCCCTCGCGACACCGCGGGACAGAAGGAGGGGCCGGCATGAGCCGGCCCCTCTCCCGTTCTCCGACGAAGTGCGATCCTACTCGAACACCAGCCGCGGCCCCGGCTGCACGCGGTCGTCCTGGTAGCCGCGCAGCAGGCCGTCGCGCGCGCCGAACCACAGCTGCCGGAACCCGCCCGGACCGGTGTCGCGCAGCACGAGTCCCTCGTTGGGGTAGTCGCCGTTGATCCAGCCGCGCACCAGGTCCGTCACGTCGATGCGGATCACGTCGCCCACGGCGTGGTCGGCCTGGACCAGCGTGAGGCTCGCCGACGCGTCGGCCGCGAACTCGGGCTGGGTCTGGTTGTTGGCGTCGCCGCCGTCGGCGGCGCCCGTCCAGGCGATGCCTGCGGCCGCGTCGACCCACTCCACGCCGGGCGGCGCGGGCGTGACCTCGGAGCCGTTGCCCTCGATCCACGGCGTGCGCCCCTCGGTGGGCAGCACCCGGTGCACCGACAGCTCGTAGGTCTGGTCGACCCCGTCGCGGAACGCCGCGATGGTCAGCTCGAGATGGGCCGCGGAGATCTCGCGGAAGAAGACCGGCACCTCGAAGCGCACATAGCCGCGGATGCGGTCCGGGCTCGAGGGGCCTTCGCGCCCGGTGCCCACGGCGAGGAACGGATCGGCGCCGTAGTTGTCGTTGCGCCGGCTGTCGACGTCGGCGCGCACGGTGGCGTCGGCCACGGCGTTGCCGCCGAGGCTGTCGCCCGGGGCCCACAGGGCGCCGAAGTCGGCCTCCTCGAAGCGCGACACGCCGTCGGCCGTCGTCGTCAGCAGCACGTGCAGGACCGGATCGCCGGTCGGCGCCAGCAGCGGCTGCGGCGCCAGGGTCACGGTGTAGGCGCCGGCCACGAGACCGCCGAAACGGTAGCGGCCGTCGGCCGCGGTCACGGTGCGGGCGAGCATCTCGCGCTGGTCGTGGCGCAGCTCGATCACGGCGCCGGGCACCCCCTCCTCGCCCTCGTCGCGCACGCCGTCGCCGTCGTAGTCGGCGAACACCATGCCGGCGATGAGACCCGCGTTCGCCGGCAGCCCCGCCCCGATGCGGGCGGTGAAGGCCACCGCGACGCCGTCGTCCACGAGGAAGGCCACCGTCAGCGGCAGGCTCTCCTCGCCGGGCGTCCACAGGGCGTCGTCGTTCGCGAAGCCGAAGGTGTAG contains:
- a CDS encoding DNRLRE domain-containing protein, which translates into the protein YTFGFANDDALWTPGEESLPLTVAFLVDDGVAVAFTARIGAGLPANAGLIAGMVFADYDGDGVRDEGEEGVPGAVIELRHDQREMLARTVTAADGRYRFGGLVAGAYTVTLAPQPLLAPTGDPVLHVLLTTTADGVSRFEEADFGALWAPGDSLGGNAVADATVRADVDSRRNDNYGADPFLAVGTGREGPSSPDRIRGYVRFEVPVFFREISAAHLELTIAAFRDGVDQTYELSVHRVLPTEGRTPWIEGNGSEVTPAPPGVEWVDAAAGIAWTGAADGGDANNQTQPEFAADASASLTLVQADHAVGDVIRIDVTDLVRGWINGDYPNEGLVLRDTGPGGFRQLWFGARDGLLRGYQDDRVQPGPRLVFE